The segment GGAATGCTCATTTTCTTTCACGAAAACACCTCTTCTTTAGCATGACTACTATTTATCATACCATTAAGAGATTTGAAACGTCTGTATCAGCCATTCATACTTTAGACTGAAATTCACCTTTTAAGGCTATAACTTATTTTACGTAAGTTCATTTACATCTAAAACTGGAACAACTATAATCATACAAGTACATAGTTTGATGAAGGGGAGAACTTATATGTCCAAAAAAGAGGAAAATGGCTTATTATTTATTTGGATTGTTTCAGTTGTAGCGACACTTGGCTCACTATATTTTTCTGAAATTCGCCATTATGAGCCCTGTAAAATGTGTTGGATACAGCGCATTTTTATGTATCCTATTGTCATTATCTCAACGGTGGCATTAATCCAGAAAAATGCTCGTATTGCTGTAACAACAGCTATTTTTTCTGTAATTGGTGGTTGTATTTCACTCTACCATTACGGCATTCAAAAGCTTAGTTTTTTAGCTGAAAATGCCCCTTCCTGCGGTGCTGTTTCTTGTACTGGTCAATATATTAACTGGCTCGGCTTTATTACTATTCCATTTTTAGCATTAGCTGCATTTATTTTAATTGCAGGTGCAAGCTTCTATTTAATCAAGGCTTCAAAAGCTACAAAATAATTAAAAGACCGTGTTCTACCAATGGAATGCGGTCTTTTCTATGGAGGTAAATCAATGTTTCTTTATGAAATTGTTGAAGATAACGTAAGTATTGAAGAACTGCTACGTAATCATTGGCGACTTGGCAAAAAGCTTGTCCATGAATTACGCATGGCTAAGACGGTCACATTAGCAAATGATGAGCTTATTCAATGGCAAGCACCTTTACCAAAAGGAACGATGCTTAAATTTACATTTCCTATGACAGCATCTAACTATAAGCCAACGCCTGTTTGTGCAATTGATATCGTCTATGAGGACGACCATTGTTTAATCGTATCGAAGCCAAAGGGCATGTCAACACATCCTAACGATGCCCATGATACACATACTTGTATGAACCATGTTATGGCACATATTAAGGAGCAAGGTGGTATTTATGCAGAGCATGTCCATCGTCTTGATAAAGGAACACAGGGCTTATTACTTGTTGCAAAGCATCCACTAGCAAAATCTATTTTTGACAGAATGATTGAGGAAAAATCCATTATTCGTATGTACGCAGCAGAGGTACAAGGAAATATACGTGGGGCATCTGGCACAATTGCTGAGCCTATTGGGAAGGATCGTCATCATGCTACAAGACGTGTTGTATCTAAAAATGGGCAGCACGCTGTAACACATTACGAAGTTGTTGCACGCTATAAAAATTCCTGTGTTGTCCACCTTATTTTAGAAACAGGTCGAACACATCAAATTCGTGTTCACTTATCCTATATTGGTCATCCAATTATTGGTGATACAATGTATGGCGCAAGAGAAACAGCAAGCAGTGATTATGAACTTCATGCGATTCAATTAGAATTTGAGCATCCATTTTTAAATAAACGGATTATTGTTAAAGATAAGCAATAAGCAAACAATCCCGCTTCTCAGTTAGAGAGCGGGATTATTTATCACTAAAAATCAAATTTAAAATGATCTGGATGTTGCCCAAAACGTTGATCACGATTTAATGTAGCTATTTTAGCCATCTGCGCTTCGGTTAATGCAAAGTCAAAGATTTGTGCATTTTCCTCGATTCGGCTAGGTGTCACTGATTTAGGTATAACAAGGGTATCATTTTGTAAATGCCAGCGGAGTACGACTTGTGCAGCAGTTTTTCTTAGTTCCTGCCCTATTTCCACAATTGTAGGGTCATTTAGTACACCACCACGACCAAGCGGTGACCATGCTGTCACTGCAATTTGCTGCTCCTTGCAAAATGCACTTAATGCTTGCTGCTGTAAATAAGGGTGTAATTCCACTTGATTAACCATTGGCGCTGTATTTGCCTTTGCCAATATTTTTTCTAAATGATGCTCATGATGATTTGATACACCTGTTGCACGAATTAA is part of the Lysinibacillus sp. FSL K6-0232 genome and harbors:
- a CDS encoding disulfide oxidoreductase, which translates into the protein MSKKEENGLLFIWIVSVVATLGSLYFSEIRHYEPCKMCWIQRIFMYPIVIISTVALIQKNARIAVTTAIFSVIGGCISLYHYGIQKLSFLAENAPSCGAVSCTGQYINWLGFITIPFLALAAFILIAGASFYLIKASKATK
- a CDS encoding RluA family pseudouridine synthase is translated as MFLYEIVEDNVSIEELLRNHWRLGKKLVHELRMAKTVTLANDELIQWQAPLPKGTMLKFTFPMTASNYKPTPVCAIDIVYEDDHCLIVSKPKGMSTHPNDAHDTHTCMNHVMAHIKEQGGIYAEHVHRLDKGTQGLLLVAKHPLAKSIFDRMIEEKSIIRMYAAEVQGNIRGASGTIAEPIGKDRHHATRRVVSKNGQHAVTHYEVVARYKNSCVVHLILETGRTHQIRVHLSYIGHPIIGDTMYGARETASSDYELHAIQLEFEHPFLNKRIIVKDKQ
- a CDS encoding aldo/keto reductase, whose translation is MHLQSTKTLANGVEMPRFGLGVYKMTEREETLQAIDTALKFGYRAIDTASLYGNEAEVGEAIRYSGIPREDIFVTTKVWNSDQGYDATLHAFEVSLKKLNMDYLDLYLTHWAVPETFEETYRAIERLYDEKLIRATGVSNHHEHHLEKILAKANTAPMVNQVELHPYLQQQALSAFCKEQQIAVTAWSPLGRGGVLNDPTIVEIGQELRKTAAQVVLRWHLQNDTLVIPKSVTPSRIEENAQIFDFALTEAQMAKIATLNRDQRFGQHPDHFKFDF